ACGTGCTGAATTTGAGGTATGATTTTTTCTTCGGGAAAAAAATTGTTGAGGTATGGATGGATAGTTCATGTGCAGCGGGTCGATCCGAGCCGTGCACCTGGCTTAGTCCAACGGTTGCAGGTCCTCCTTGACATTGGACTGTCTGAATTTAGAAGAGCAGATCAATTAGCACGGACGCAACTACCCCTTGGAAATTCAAGATGAACAGATTTGCTGTTGCAAAAAGTCAAACGGCACAGATTTCAACGGATACACGATTGACAACAATCTTGATCACAAGGAAATGACAATACGGTAGGATATTCAGGCCGTCAATCTCCATGAGCGCTAAGCTATtatgaaaagtgaaaaaaatataACTTCTTCAGCAACAAAATGAGTAGACATATAGCACGGCATTAAGGAGGATAGTGCACAGGGACTGCAGGAGATCCTCCCTTAGCACCAGTTGTTGGAGCCTATTCGTTCCAATGGGAAATCGTGCTTAAAACAGCAGGGTGCCTGCAAATGGAACCATTGTTCAGAGATTTAGGGGCACCGACCAAAGATTAATACTTATTGTTGATATACAGAATAGTAAACAATTCCAAACAGAAAACAGATAAATATGTGTAGTTGTATCAATTCCTCGTTCCAGTAATGAAACAGGTCTACAAAAATCAGCATTCTGATGACTGCTAAACCGCTGCTAACTAGATTGCTCTTCACCATCTCTCCATCTTAACTACTAGATCGTCAATGCCCGCAATACTACGAATTTTGAAATTTCATAGCTTGTCGACGGATTATTGTTGGCATTATTGTTTCCCCCTCCACCCTTCAATAGGTGTTTAGAGCTTAGATGTAATCAGTTACCAGTTTTCATGGGTAATTATACTTCTGTTCCAGCAATGGAGCCCTGGAGCTTGAACTCATTTTTACCTGGGCTCAGAATACTAAAATTTACCTAGAATCAAGGATATATCCATACGTATCACCCATATTACCTGTTGTGTGTGTTCTTATCCTACTTGTCAAGGAATGATTCGACGGTCTTCAACCACCGGAGAAGCTCCATCTTCTCTTTGTTCGCCATGTAGCCATGCAAGAATTCAGCGAGCTCCTCGTCCACCTCCCTCTCCTTCAAGAACTTCGTCACCGCCTCCCTCTCCCCAGCACCCAGCTTCCTGTGAATCAAACCACACAAACCTCAGAAAACAGAGAACCAAATTAAACTGCCGTGCACCGCACAGTAATCCTAATCCATACTCGAAACTGCGTCCACCACGAGCGCCAtcgctgctggcgccgccgctgccagccCTGAGGGCGAGCACGTGGCGGACGGCGAGCTCGTCGGGCCAGGCGGAGCAGATGAAGCCGAGGACGCGGTCGCCCCGGGTGACCTCGACGATGAGGCTGAGGTGGAGGCGCGGGCCGCGCTCCAGGGACTCGACGCGGCGGAAGAGTGGCGCGTCCTCGGGGAGCGGCTCCGCGGCGCCGTCGAACATGGTGGCCTCGACCTTGACCTCCTCATCGGCTCCGGCGCGGGAGCGGAGGCTCAACCACTGCTCCCCCGGGCGGTCCTCCACGGCGAACGACTTAAAGCTCCTCGGCGGCTGCACGGAGAGGAGGATTCCGTGGGGGTTAGGCATTGCTGCGAACGCGAGACGAGAATCGTGCGcggggaaggggaagaggaaggtGAGGAAATTACCGGGTAGGGAGGGCGGCGCTCGGCGAGGTAGGTGATCTCGgagcggaggaggcggtggaggcggtcGTCGAGGGGTGAGCGCAGAGGAACGACGGGGGACGAGGTGGATGCGGAAGCGAAGGCTGCGGCGACTCGGGGGGTCGCGGGGGAGGAGGCGGACGccacggcggcggagagggagagcgcgcggcggaggaTGGCGCGCGCCATGTGTTCGACGCTTTGCCTCTTCAGCGCGCTGAGTGGTGACGGCTGGGCCGACCGATGGTCTTTGATGCATGTGACGGGCTCGCGTAGTTTCGTGCATGGGCTCATTTTCGTTGCGGGCTGCTGGGCCGGCTCGAATGCAATCCATGAACCTGATACGATACGAactggccgccgccagcgctgGACACTTTACAACTAGTGAATCTCATAAGAAAAAGAGGCATCACGCACACAGATTCCACAGTGACCAAGCATAACTAAGCTGGACTGGAAGGAAACAAGTACATACTGATGATAATCACACAACACGTATGTTTTGAACGAACGGACACAACACATATGGCATGCTCTACTTCGCTACACAAGATACCAAAGTTGTTCGCATGCTTTGCGCCGGCAGCCTAAGCCACTACACTGCAATCTCTTTCAGGATTACGATACAAGCAcatttcttcttaatgaaaaacatgcTCAGACACTGCACTACAGTGCGCGTTGGTTCTTTTGCGACAAGGCTGCACTGCACGTCTGATTCAATGGCGGTGCGCGGAAATAGCCCTAACACCGGCGTACAAGGCTGCGACACCGAGATTAAAGGCCATGACAATTAACATTAGGAAGCTTGCCGTCCATGGCCCCCCCTCAGTTTCAATCAACCAGAGACACCCCCCGACAGCGAAGATGATGAGGGTCATGGCACCAACAATAATAATGCGCGCTTCCATCCCTCAGGCCTCAGCTAGCTTCAAACTGATACTGATGAAGCAATGCTGCGTCTgcgtggtggtggtgtgcgATGACTCAAAGTAAGTGAGTGAGTCTGAGAGACAAGTTAGCTGAACAAGCCCGGCTGGGCGTATATATAGACAGAGAGCAAATGAAAGTGCAATAGCATTGTGTTATTCACACCGGTGAAAAAAGTATTATCTTTTGGAGAAACTTGAAAAAGGAAACGACTAGCACCTTCCCCAATATTATTTCCGGATAGCAAATACAAACTCCGGGCTTGGAAAGAAACGAATAATTAATAATGTACTTTCTGATGacatgcaccttgcattggtGGCTCAGCCCAAGTGTGTATCATATATCATCTTTTTCCCCCGAATATAATACGTTGCTTTCGCCTCGTACTTAGGTTTCTCAAACTCGCCTTGTTGATGAATTTTCCTAGACGCCTCGGCCGGCTCGCAGCTCCAATTGGCACCGCCATAATGCATTCAGGGGGGGAATGTTGTTGCACTTTTTTGGTTTGGCAGGCAGACGGATACGTCAGACTGAAATTCTTTTGAAACTTCCTTTATTTTCCGGAACCATTTTCTATATCATTGACAGTGGTAATACATACTACATGACATACGGAGTACTACTCTGTACTCTCCGTGGAGATCGAGTTATAGATTACTCTAGAACTGTGCAAATGCTCGCGAAGTACCATCTCCGATGGGCACCACCTGTTGTCCCGCGTGGATCTCAAAGCATTTTCCTGTACACGGCGACTCCTCGTTCGAGGCCAAACTGAGCTCCACGGCGACTCCTCGTTCGAGGCCAAACTGAGCTCACTCTCAAGAATCAAGATGACGACTGCTCCGGGGATGAGGTTcacggcgacggcgtcggcggcgagcctcCGATCGTTGGCAATGAAGGCAACGGCACGTACGCGCTCGAGGGGGCGGTCCGCTGGAGCGGACAGCCCCCCGCGAGGCGACGCTGAGCTCGTGACTGATCAGGGAGATGCCGGCCTCGCCACCTTGTGGAACACGTCTCGCGATTACCATGGCCACTGCAGATCCACCCAGCATCCTCGAGAGACCTCGACCGTTCACCACGGCCGCGACCCGCTGGTCCCTTCTGCCCGGTGTAGAGGTACGGTACAGGGGCAGATGGCGCAGATGAGCTCATGAGGTGCCACCTCAAGTTCAGCTCGGGAGGAAGAAGCGGCCTGCCTTGGCGCCGCGCATTCTGCTTGGGCCCAGCCTCCAGCGGCTGATCTCCGAGACAAGCACCGCCAGGAAGGCTTCATTTGGCACCGGTGCTTCAGCTTTGTCACACACTGTAGCGTATGTAGCATACGAAGCTAGGGAAAACTAGCTTCATCACTCATCAGCCTCACGTATCCCTCCATTAGCTCTAGCACCTCAGGATCCATTTTAACTTCGCGCTCCAGATCAGCACTATGTGCCACGGCACTATAGCACGAGTTGAAGCTCTCATAGTGGAGCGGTGCGCAAGAGGCCGAAGTGTTGTGAGATCGGCGGGGGATATCGCGATGTGCTTGAACGCGCCGGAGCCTCACAGTCACAGGCTAATTAGCTAGCTGCTGTCAGTGATGTTGTCTGCTACAAAAACGAAAAGGAAGGTAGCTAGGCAGGCTGTTAATAACGGAACCGTAATTCTATATATACGCACAAAATGCAAGGTGCCAAGTGGTTATTCTCTGCAAGCTACCTCAATTTTCAATTGGATAACCTTGTTAAACGCGCATATGGACTACTCCTATGGAGGTATACTATGTCCTAGCATTCGACTCGGGTCGGAGACGCCAAGGCCCTGGGAGATGGACGATGTGGGAAACCTAGTCTGTTTGCAGATTCTACATCGCAATCGTCCAAGGCTTTCATCTTGTGGTCTCAGCCAATGCCAATCTCATCGCAATCGTCCAAGTCTTTCATCTTGTGGTCTCAGCCAATGCCAATCTCGTCGCCTAGCCGGCGGCGTTCATCGATCTCTTGGATTTAATTTGGACTGCGCCTCCTTCCCCACCACGAAAGTCTAATTAAGAACCTAGCTGTACCAGAACGAATccaatcttttatttttttagcacTTCTCCCATACCTAGAAAATTTCTCTTGTTCCTGTCAAATTATTTTTAAAAGAAGAAATTGATTAACCACATAAGGATTATGAAACTTGGAGTCATCATCTACAGCATTCATGACATCAAGGACCTCTATTTTACGTGATGGTAAATCATCTGAAGTATTCATGAAATTGAGGGGCTTCATTTTACACGATGGTAGCGAAAAGAATATGTAACCTAGTAGTTACAGGAATGTCAGTAGCACCTTAGATTCAGGGTACAATTTATCGTAGGAGCGAATATTCTAGAATTTAACGGCGTTTTACTTTCAGTGGTAGACGATATTCCTTTGTCAATTTCGAAGATTTGCCAGCTCAATCTTCGAAGATGTTTATAAGGATAGGGTTTGCGCACGTGTATTCATAGATCATCCACAATAGATACAATTCACGATACAGTTTGAAGCAGTCGCAAAGAGTGAACTTTTCTACCTAACACCAACAGGTATGTTTATTTATGGTAACAGTTGAGGCCGGAAAACATTTCGGGAGAAGACTTAATAGAATAGGAAGTGTAGGCACTACACACACGGAACATTCAACATAGTCTCCCATACGAAAACAGAGAATGGGATCCATAGTCCTCAACTGTCAATAACAGACTTCATCTGCGGCCAGGACCGTGGACTGCTGAAATTTATACTTTGTACACAACCACAAAACTCCTGAGAACTCAATAATTCCCTCTCAGATCCTCACTCCACTCCTATTATCGATTTCAAGAACTGGAGTTTCATGTTGATCTCTGTCAGGTCCGATGCATCTCTCGAGCTGACAGGGGGTTCCACGCCCACGAATATGTATAACCCGGCAAGCTCGGCTTCTATAGTCGAAGATGTCGCAGGGCGGTACCCGGTTATAGTTATTAGTGTATCAAGTTGCTCCCTCAGCTGTTCCTCTGTACAGTTGTCCTGGTGGAAACAAGTTATAAAATGGTAATTATACTTTCACGTTAATGAAGCAGCATTGAAGATTATGGAACATGCTAGGCAAATGTTActttcctttatctaaaaaaaggcAAATTTTACTACTAAAAAGCGCATCAATCAGCAAATTGTTCTATTACTGCCCAACCGCCTTGTTCATACTCGTAGATTAGCAGTTGGTAACTTCAACTGTTTCATGCCGTTCTATGGCATGAAATCACTAAAAGTTTGCGATAACACACCAAGCTTTGTACaagtttttttcttctctcctcaGTATAATGTTTTCCTTTAGGCCCTTTGTGCTGATCATATGAGTAAGTCACATGACCAGCATAAAGGGCATAAAGGAAAACATTGTATTAGGCATCCTGTCTATTGCTTACTTCATCATAAgaactaaatattttttattgtaTTTTCAACACTTAGTTCAGATCATTCTCTTTTAGTTCCCACTGATATAGTATCTGGCAAAGGAAATCGGGCCTAACAACAAAATTTAGAACTATGGAAGCAATAAATTGTTCTATTTATCAATACATAGTTCTAGCAATTGAAATTCATGTATAAACAAAACTGCTCCTGCTGTGCTTTGAGATTTAATTTCACTTTGGTTGTATTGCAACTTCAATGGAGCATGCCGAGTGTGGTCTTAGTTTTCTATGAATGACAATTTTGAAGTATTCAAATGGAGGAACACATAATAAGATCAACTGGCACAAAAAAATTCAGACCCAACATTTACTATTCATGATTTGCTTGTAACACTAGTTATAAGCAGGAGAAGAGAACTTTATCGATCTTATGGTATCCTTATTCCTCTTTGCCAATGAAATTGTAGCCTTTGACAAACGATGAAAGCATCTAAATTCATAAACATCTAAATATATTAATAAATTATAAAGAAGAAATTTAAATATGATTCAAATGATGTAGCGAACCATGGGGGAAGAAATCAAATATGTCACCAACTCACCTTGTCTTCAGCTACAACCTTCTTCTCGAGTCCTTCATTCGTCAGCTTGTGGTCAAAAACAGCTGTTTCATGAAGGTTTTTGACATCTGGCCTACCTTCGGCACTCTTCATGTCTTCGCTGATGGCAGTGACATAAGGCTTTCTCCTACTGGACATGACATCCTCAGCATCTTTCGTGGTCACCACAGATGCCCCTGAGATAAAACTGGAAGCACCTCCCTCACTGTGGTGCTCCAGACCCTCTTTGTTTGTATCATCAATATCCGTCACAATGTCTCTCCTTACAGTACTTCCCTGAATACTATCAACAGTTGCAACTTGAGTCCCCGGCTGTAACTCTTGTGGCAAAAGGCCACTCAGTGGCAGTGACTCGCTTCCGCTTGCGATAACGTCAACTTGCACGCCAACCACCTCGCCTATATCAAGATCAGTAGTACTCGTCACTTCTTCCAGTACCGTCTCCACGGTTACTTCATCTTCTCTCTTGCACTGATCATCTGGCGCTGGTGATTTAGAAACATCAATGTCTTGTGGTGCCATGCTCCAAGTAGGCACCTTATCGCTCATGCTTTTGCTCTCCTCCATTTTCGTGGACTACCAATTtaacaaataaattttagaCTGGCATATTAATGGATGtcaattattttaaaaaatttgcaACCCAGCAAAGACATTGCATGTTGCCCATGAGGTCAATTCTTGCCGAGTTTACAGGATTGAAGTGGTTTCTATCAGTAAATAACATTATAACCATTCTCGATaaagaaaaatatagaaattTTAAATGATGGAGTGAATCAGGAACGACTCACCTTGTCCTCAACTAGCTCTTTCTTCCTCAATCCCTTTTTCGCCAGTGTGTGTTCAACACAAGTTATCTGATTAGAGTGGTCAACATCTGGCCTACTTTCAACATTCATCATAACATCACTGATGGCTGAGACATCCGGTGCGCTCGTACTGCAAGTGAGATCTGCAACATCACTCACGGTCACCACTGAAACGACACCAGAAACATCTCCCTCACCACTATGCTCCACACCCATTCCCACACCCTCTGTATCTTGATCACCAATACCCAGTACAACGTCTGCTGAAGTTCCCTCAAGAGCATCATCAGCATATGCAGCTTCTGGTGCCATCACCTGCGGCTCCTGAGCCACAAGATCACTTGGGTGCGGGGGATCACATTGAGGCAGTTCAGTGGCAATGGCATCCATTTGCCCACCAACCACCTCCTCTATAACAGGAATGGTGTCAATGGTCACTTCCCCCAGCACCATCTCCACTGTCGCATCACCTTCCATCTTACTCTGCAGCGTGTTATCATCCAGCACCGATGATTCAGAAACATTAACCTCCTGTGGTGGCATCTCCTCAGTTTCTTCCAAGGCGAGGCTCAGAATCTCCTCTGGTTTTTCCCCAACATCTGATACTGAAACTTCAGATTCTCCCGCTCTCTGAACCACTACATCATCTTCGCCCAATACCGGCAGTGCGAAGCCACTCACATCAGAGGTGTCCATGTCGATGGCCGGTGACACCATCTCTTTGCCAGACTCCATTTCCTCCGTAGCTGCGCGCTTGCCAACCTCTGTTTCATCCCCATTGTCTGATACAGGCAACTCCCGGACTGGTTCCTCGGCAGCAACCGGAGCTTCTACAGATAACTCTTGGGCTGGTTCCTTGTCTTCCTCGCACAGCTCCGGTGTTGCTGATCTGGAATCATCGAAGCCCCGAGGGGGCACCGCCTCCATGGTAATGTACTCATCGTCCTCCTCTTTCTGTGCCCTATTATCCAACCCAAATGACTCGTGTCCTGATTCTTGGAGACGAAATTCACCGTGTGACATCGGATCCTCCTCGTCGTTCCATGCCGGCACCGGTTCTTCGGAGAGACGGCACTGCCGTGACAGAGGCAACGACGCGTAGCTGTCGTCTTCCTCCACgatggcgtcggcgtcggcctctGCCTCGCCCCAGTAGTCGAACGCAggggcctcgccgccgtgcgctTCTGGTGCGTCCAAGAACTCGTCGTCCTCGAGGTCGTAGGAGTGGCATGGCTGGAtccggggcggcggcagcagggcggCCATGAGGCGGTCGGTGGCGACGAGGCTGGCGAGGTAGGCGGCGAAGGGGACGGACAgcgcgacgccggcgagggACAGGACGAGCAGGGGCGGGGCCACGACGGGAGCGGCCGTGGCCGcgacgccggcgatggcggcctTCCGTGACAGGTCCCACCCCCGACGGAGCAGCGAGCGCCCCCAgctgtcgccaccgccgccgccactgcagcCCGCGTCTGCGGATGTGCTAGTGTCGCCGAGGTAGTCGTGCTGGACCCCAGCAGCGGCGACCTGGTCGGGATCCATGCCCGTGGGATTCGGCTTCGGATGCGGCGGCGTAGGCAGTGGCTGCTGAGGGTTGGATCCCGAGTGACTGGCTGCGGGCGGTGGAGCCGTGAAGggggtggagactggagagtgGAGACGACGCGTGTGCAAGAGGCGGCGGAAACGGCGGGCAGGTGGGAGACGGGCACGAGCATAGCTGCATAGGTGACACGTGCTCaggctactttttttttttgaaaatacaacaGGTTACTTTTTTGGCGACGTACTGGTAGCCCTTGTCTGACGACTCCGCcatgtttagttttcaaaaaaatttaaaattttccgTCACATCCAATTtttgacacatgtatggagcattaaatataattttaaaaaataatcaattgcacaatttaactgtaaatgatgagatgaattttttgagcctaattagttcatgattggacactaattaccaaataaaaataaaaatactacagtagcaaaatccaaaaaaattcgcAAACTAAACACACTCGAAATCGTCAGTCGATGTGGCGGTGAGAGAGAATTAATAAAGGTATGATGTAAATAATTTAATGATATAGTAAGAAAGTTAATAAGGTAAAAGATAGACATGATTTTTATGTAAAACACCATAtctacacaaaaaaaaaagagtaacgGGATGAaacaagaaaagagaagagagaagatTGGATGTGATTTATTTTCTTCATTTATCATAACTAGTAGAGTGCACGTGCGGCACGCACgtgttaaaaaaaaactaaacaccGTCAGCATGGCACCAATACCATGTTCTTGTTATATTCCTACACATATGAAGAAAAATGCACAATGAGCATGCCGAACCTCTCCAAACACCTTTGACCATTATTAGGTACAAATCAATTTAACTAATTAGACAAGAAGTTTTTCCGGCTACCATACATATCTTATCAACTTAAACTTGAAGTTTTTTCAGCTACCAAGCGCAGATCTTATCAACTTGTGTGTTGCTACAGTAAACCGACTTTGAACTAAGGGTTCATCCCATCTCTCTATCACAAGCAATTTATATGCATAACACTGTATTTGTTCACATATGCCCCCAAAAGAGTGTCacctaataataataataataatatttttttagcaaTACATCTGGTCGAGTTTGACTGCTCCGTGTCTCTCCCCCTTCGCTTGCCTGTTCCATGTCGCACATTCTCTTCCTCCATTTTTACAGTTCCAAAATTGTTCTTTCACATGTT
This portion of the Panicum virgatum strain AP13 chromosome 2N, P.virgatum_v5, whole genome shotgun sequence genome encodes:
- the LOC120662797 gene encoding uncharacterized protein At2g39795, mitochondrial-like, encoding MARAILRRALSLSAAVASASSPATPRVAAAFASASTSSPVVPLRSPLDDRLHRLLRSEITYLAERRPPYPPPRSFKSFAVEDRPGEQWLSLRSRAGADEEVKVEATMFDGAAEPLPEDAPLFRRVESLERGPRLHLSLIVEVTRGDRVLGFICSAWPDELAVRHVLALRAGSGGASSDGARGGRSFEKLGAGEREAVTKFLKEREVDEELAEFLHGYMANKEKMELLRWLKTVESFLDK
- the LOC120658291 gene encoding uncharacterized protein LOC120658291; the protein is MDPDQVAAAGVQHDYLGDTSTSADAGCSGGGGGDSWGRSLLRRGWDLSRKAAIAGVAATAAPVVAPPLLVLSLAGVALSVPFAAYLASLVATDRLMAALLPPPRIQPCHSYDLEDDEFLDAPEAHGGEAPAFDYWGEAEADADAIVEEDDSYASLPLSRQCRLSEEPVPAWNDEEDPMSHGEFRLQESGHESFGLDNRAQKEEDDEYITMEAVPPRGFDDSRSATPELCEEDKEPAQELSVEAPVAAEEPVRELPVSDNGDETEVGKRAATEEMESGKEMVSPAIDMDTSDVSGFALPVLGEDDVVVQRAGESEVSVSDVGEKPEEILSLALEETEEMPPQEVNVSESSVLDDNTLQSKMEGDATVEMVLGEVTIDTIPVIEEVVGGQMDAIATELPQCDPPHPSDLVAQEPQVMAPEAAYADDALEGTSADVVLGIGDQDTEGVGMGVEHSGEGDVSGVVSVVTVSDVADLTCSTSAPDVSAISDVMMNVESRPDVDHSNQITCVEHTLAKKGLRKKELVEDKSTKMEESKSMSDKVPTWSMAPQDIDVSKSPAPDDQCKREDEVTVETVLEEVTSTTDLDIGEVVGVQVDVIASGSESLPLSGLLPQELQPGTQVATVDSIQGSTVRRDIVTDIDDTNKEGLEHHSEGGASSFISGASVVTTKDAEDVMSSRRKPYVTAISEDMKSAEGRPDVKNLHETAVFDHKLTNEGLEKKVVAEDKDNCTEEQLREQLDTLITITGYRPATSSTIEAELAGLYIFVGVEPPVSSRDASDLTEINMKLQFLKSIIGVE